From Lagenorhynchus albirostris chromosome 10, mLagAlb1.1, whole genome shotgun sequence, the proteins below share one genomic window:
- the TFEB gene encoding transcription factor EB isoform X2, which yields MSSTTLCVWMMSWASSIPKLRFPIRCFPALAGCSLRAGAASYSALDSALGDPSTAFPSVPGNPGTMGPGESPPKTGGCSSGTLPHLTLQLPLSSSHLNVYSGDPQVTTSLVGVTSSSCPADLTQKRELTDAESRALAKERQKKDNHNLIERRRRFNINDRIKELGMLIPKANDLDVRWNKGTILKASVDYIRRMQKDLQKSRELENHSRRLEMTNKQLWLRIQELEMQARVHGLPTTSPSGMNMAELAQQVVKQELPSEEGPGEALLLGAEVPDPEPLPALPPQAQLPPPAQPAQPPSPFHHLDFSHSLSFGGGGNEGPPGYPEPLGPEHGSPFPNLSKKDLDLMLLDDSLLPLASDPLFSTMSPAASKASSRRSSFSMEEGDVL from the exons ATGTCATCGACAACATTATGTGTCTGGATGATGTCCTGGGCTTCATCAATCCCGAAACTCAGATTCCCAATACG ctGCTTCCCAGCGCTGGCTGgttgctccttgagggcaggggctgcctcTTATTCAGCTCTGGACTCTGCCCTGGGTGACCCCAGCACAGCCTTCCCCAGTGTCCCGGGGAATCCTGGGACGATGGGCCCTGGGGAGAGCCCCCCGAAGACAGGGGGCTGCTCATCGGGTACCCTTCCCCACCTCACCCTGCAGCTGCCCCTGTCCAGCAGTCACCTAAATGTGTACAGTGGAGACCCCCAGGTCACCACCTCCCTGGTGGGCGTCACCAGCAGCTCCTGCCCAGCCGACCTGACCCAGAAGCGAGAGCTTACAG ATGCTGAGAGCCGGGCCCTGGCCAAGGAGCGACAGAAGAAAGACAATCACAACCTCA TTGAAAGGAGACGGAGGTTCAACATCAATGACCGCATCAAGGAGCTGGGAATGCTGATCCCCAAGGCCAACGACTT GGATGTGCGCTGGAACAAGGGCACCATCCTCAAGGCCTCTGTTGATTACATCCGGAGGATGCAGAAGGACCTGCAGAAGTCCCGGGAGCTGGAGAACCACTCTCGGCGCCTGGAGATGACCAACAAGCAGCTCTGGCTCCGCATCCAG GAGCTGGAGATGCAGGCTCGAGTGCACGGCCTCCCCACCACCTCACCCTCGGGCATGAACATGGCTGAGCTGGCCCAGCAGGTGGTGAAGCAGGAGCTACCCAGCGAGGAGGGTCCGGGGGAGGCCCTGCTGCTGGGCGCCGAGGTCCCCGACCCTGAGCCACTGCCGGCTCTGCCCccccaggcccagctgccccCGCCAGCCCAGCCAGCCCAGCCACCGTCCCCATTCCACCACCTGGACTTCAGCCACAGCCTGAGCTTTGGGGGCGGGGGCAACGAAGGGCCCCCGGGCTACCCCGAACCTCTGGGGCCGGAGCATGGCTCCCCGTTCCCCAACCTGTCCAAGAAGGATCTGGACCTCATGCTCCTGGACGACTCACTGCTGCCGCTGGCCTCCGACCCCCTCTTCTCCACCATGTCCCCCGCGGCCTCCAAAGCCAGCAGCCGCAGGAGCAGCTTCAGCATGGAGGAGGGCGACGTGCTGTGA
- the TFEB gene encoding transcription factor EB isoform X1, with translation MASRIGLRMQLMREQAQQEEQRERMQQQAVVHYMQQQQQQQLGAPPTPAINTPVHFQSPPPVPGEVLKVQSYLENPTSYHLQQSRDQKVREYLSETYGNKFAAHISPAQGSPKPLPAASPGVRAGHVLSSSAGNSAPNSPMAMLHIGSNPEREFDVIDNIMCLDDVLGFINPETQIPNTLPLSSSHLNVYSGDPQVTTSLVGVTSSSCPADLTQKRELTDAESRALAKERQKKDNHNLIERRRRFNINDRIKELGMLIPKANDLDVRWNKGTILKASVDYIRRMQKDLQKSRELENHSRRLEMTNKQLWLRIQELEMQARVHGLPTTSPSGMNMAELAQQVVKQELPSEEGPGEALLLGAEVPDPEPLPALPPQAQLPPPAQPAQPPSPFHHLDFSHSLSFGGGGNEGPPGYPEPLGPEHGSPFPNLSKKDLDLMLLDDSLLPLASDPLFSTMSPAASKASSRRSSFSMEEGDVL, from the exons ATGGCGTCACGCATCGGCCTCCGCATGCAGCTCATGCGCGAGCAGGCGCAGCAGGAGGAGCAGCGGGAACGCATGCAGCAGCAGGCCGTCGTGCATTacatgcagcagcagcagcagcagcagctgggggCGCCGCCCACCCCCGCCATCAACACCCCCGTCCACTTCCAGTCTCCGCCACCCGTGCCCGGGGAGGTGCTGAAG GTGCAGTCCTACCTGGAGAACCCCACCTCCTACCACCTGCAGCAGTCCCGGGACCAGAAGGTGCGGGAGTACCTGTCTGAGACCTACGGGAACAAGTTTGCTGCCCACATCAGCCCTGCTCAGGGCTCCCCAAAGCCCCTGCCAGCCGCCTCCCCGGGCGTGCGGGCCGGACACGTGCTGTCGTCCTCAGCCGGCAACAGTGCTCCCAACAGCCCCATGGCCATGCTGCACATCGGCTCCAACCCTGAGCGGGAG tttgATGTCATCGACAACATTATGTGTCTGGATGATGTCCTGGGCTTCATCAATCCCGAAACTCAGATTCCCAATACG CTGCCCCTGTCCAGCAGTCACCTAAATGTGTACAGTGGAGACCCCCAGGTCACCACCTCCCTGGTGGGCGTCACCAGCAGCTCCTGCCCAGCCGACCTGACCCAGAAGCGAGAGCTTACAG ATGCTGAGAGCCGGGCCCTGGCCAAGGAGCGACAGAAGAAAGACAATCACAACCTCA TTGAAAGGAGACGGAGGTTCAACATCAATGACCGCATCAAGGAGCTGGGAATGCTGATCCCCAAGGCCAACGACTT GGATGTGCGCTGGAACAAGGGCACCATCCTCAAGGCCTCTGTTGATTACATCCGGAGGATGCAGAAGGACCTGCAGAAGTCCCGGGAGCTGGAGAACCACTCTCGGCGCCTGGAGATGACCAACAAGCAGCTCTGGCTCCGCATCCAG GAGCTGGAGATGCAGGCTCGAGTGCACGGCCTCCCCACCACCTCACCCTCGGGCATGAACATGGCTGAGCTGGCCCAGCAGGTGGTGAAGCAGGAGCTACCCAGCGAGGAGGGTCCGGGGGAGGCCCTGCTGCTGGGCGCCGAGGTCCCCGACCCTGAGCCACTGCCGGCTCTGCCCccccaggcccagctgccccCGCCAGCCCAGCCAGCCCAGCCACCGTCCCCATTCCACCACCTGGACTTCAGCCACAGCCTGAGCTTTGGGGGCGGGGGCAACGAAGGGCCCCCGGGCTACCCCGAACCTCTGGGGCCGGAGCATGGCTCCCCGTTCCCCAACCTGTCCAAGAAGGATCTGGACCTCATGCTCCTGGACGACTCACTGCTGCCGCTGGCCTCCGACCCCCTCTTCTCCACCATGTCCCCCGCGGCCTCCAAAGCCAGCAGCCGCAGGAGCAGCTTCAGCATGGAGGAGGGCGACGTGCTGTGA